In the genome of Pseudomonas sp. LBUM920, one region contains:
- a CDS encoding LysR family transcriptional regulator: MELRHLRYFIAVAEELHFGRAAQVLGISQPPLSQQIQALEQEVGARLFERTNRRVELSEAGRLFLQEARLVLAQVDKAADVARRAQLGELGELKIGFTSSAPFNSSIPQAIFAFRQAFPAVHLNLQEMSSTEVAESLVDQSIQVGLMRPLPLPDSLSVIELMREPLVAVLNAGHPLAEGSERGLHLAQLAQEPFVFFPRSYGSGLYAQLLSLARDAGFSPHFAQEAGEAMTIIGLVAAGLGVSVLPASYQRIRIDGVVYRTLLDQEAVTAVWLVQRKGAQSPRAKAFVELLTRKAVV; this comes from the coding sequence ATGGAATTGCGTCACCTGCGGTACTTCATCGCCGTCGCCGAAGAACTGCATTTTGGCCGCGCTGCACAGGTGCTGGGCATCTCGCAGCCGCCGCTGAGCCAGCAGATCCAGGCCCTGGAACAAGAGGTGGGCGCGCGTTTGTTTGAGCGCACCAATCGTCGGGTCGAGCTCAGTGAAGCCGGGCGGTTGTTCCTGCAAGAGGCGCGACTGGTGCTGGCGCAGGTCGATAAGGCCGCGGATGTCGCTCGGCGTGCGCAGTTGGGAGAGCTGGGGGAGCTGAAGATTGGTTTCACCTCGTCCGCACCCTTCAATTCGAGCATTCCGCAGGCGATCTTTGCGTTTCGCCAGGCCTTCCCGGCGGTGCACTTGAACCTGCAGGAAATGAGCAGCACCGAAGTGGCCGAATCGTTGGTGGATCAATCGATCCAGGTCGGCCTGATGCGCCCGCTGCCGTTGCCGGATTCGCTGAGTGTCATCGAGCTGATGCGCGAACCGCTGGTAGCCGTACTCAACGCCGGCCACCCGCTGGCGGAAGGCAGCGAACGCGGTTTGCACCTGGCGCAATTGGCGCAGGAGCCGTTTGTATTCTTCCCGCGCAGCTATGGCAGCGGCCTTTATGCCCAATTGCTCAGCCTGGCCCGTGACGCAGGCTTCAGCCCGCACTTCGCCCAGGAAGCGGGGGAGGCGATGACGATTATCGGGTTGGTGGCGGCGGGCTTGGGCGTGTCGGTACTGCCGGCGTCTTACCAGCGCATACGCATTGATGGCGTGGTGTATCGCACGCTGCTCGATCAGGAGGCGGTCACGGCGGTGTGGCTGGTGCAGCGCAAGGGCGCGCAGTCGCCGAGGGCGAAGGCGTTTGTGGAGTTGTTGACGCGCAAGGCCGTGGTGTAG
- a CDS encoding type II toxin-antitoxin system PemK/MazF family toxin, protein MALLYQPKEGSVLMCDFRGYEVPEIIKVRPVIVIRKYRTNKLLVTVVPLSTTAPQMLLAHHLQLDSHLQGANPICWAKCEVVATVSLGRLDRIKSKDRHGKRTYTIAELTNDQFSAIKAAVRSALGLR, encoded by the coding sequence ATGGCACTGCTCTATCAGCCCAAGGAGGGCAGCGTGTTGATGTGTGATTTTCGAGGCTATGAGGTTCCGGAAATCATCAAGGTTCGACCCGTGATTGTGATACGCAAATACCGAACCAATAAGCTGCTGGTGACGGTCGTGCCTTTGAGTACCACCGCCCCGCAAATGCTGCTGGCGCATCATTTGCAGCTAGACAGTCATCTGCAGGGCGCGAACCCCATCTGCTGGGCGAAGTGCGAAGTTGTGGCGACCGTAAGCCTGGGGCGACTGGATCGGATTAAAAGCAAAGACCGTCATGGAAAACGAACTTACACAATCGCGGAGCTCACCAATGATCAGTTTTCAGCGATAAAAGCAGCGGTACGCAGTGCGCTGGGGTTGCGATGA
- a CDS encoding beta-ketoacyl-ACP synthase has protein sequence MKRVVVTGMAGMTSLGSDWDTIAANFRANRSGIRRMDEWDRFTELNTRLAGPIDDFVVPAHWTRKQLRSMGRVSRLAVWAAEQALQDAGLLGDESIKDGRMGVACGSSTGSTDEIKAFGNMLLNSVAEGLNANSYVRMMPHTTAANISIFFGLTGRLIPTSSACTSGSQGIGYAYEAIKFGRLPLMLAGGAEELCPTEAMVFDALYATSLKNDAPQTSPRPYDSGRDGLVIGEGGGMLVLEELEHALARGAHIHAELVGFGSNADGQHTTRPEQKTMRRAMELALEDAGLEPSAIGYVNGHGTATDQGDIAETLATSSLFGSRMPISSQKSFLGHTLGACGALESWFSIEMMNRDQYVHTFNLDVVDPQCGELDYLQGGFREMHHDYVMNNNFAFGGVNTSLIFRRWA, from the coding sequence ATGAAACGCGTCGTCGTCACCGGCATGGCCGGCATGACCTCCCTGGGCAGCGACTGGGACACCATCGCCGCCAACTTTCGCGCCAACCGCAGCGGCATTCGGCGCATGGACGAGTGGGACCGCTTCACCGAACTGAACACGCGCCTGGCCGGGCCGATTGACGATTTCGTGGTGCCCGCCCACTGGACCCGCAAGCAACTGCGCAGCATGGGCCGCGTGTCGCGCCTGGCGGTGTGGGCGGCGGAACAGGCGTTGCAGGACGCCGGCTTGCTCGGCGACGAGTCGATCAAGGACGGGCGCATGGGCGTGGCCTGTGGTTCGTCCACCGGCAGCACCGACGAGATCAAGGCATTCGGCAACATGCTGCTGAACTCGGTGGCCGAGGGGCTGAATGCCAACTCCTATGTGCGCATGATGCCGCACACCACGGCGGCGAATATCAGCATCTTTTTTGGCCTTACCGGACGGCTGATCCCGACGTCCAGCGCCTGCACCAGCGGCAGCCAGGGCATCGGTTATGCGTATGAAGCGATCAAGTTCGGACGCCTGCCGTTGATGCTCGCCGGCGGCGCCGAAGAGCTGTGCCCCACCGAAGCCATGGTGTTTGATGCGCTCTACGCCACCAGCCTGAAAAACGACGCGCCGCAGACCAGCCCACGTCCTTACGACAGCGGCCGTGATGGCCTGGTGATTGGTGAAGGCGGCGGCATGCTGGTGCTCGAAGAACTGGAACATGCGTTGGCGCGCGGTGCGCACATCCACGCCGAACTGGTCGGTTTCGGCAGTAACGCCGACGGCCAGCACACCACCCGCCCGGAGCAGAAAACCATGCGCCGCGCGATGGAGTTGGCCCTGGAAGATGCCGGGCTTGAGCCTTCTGCCATTGGCTACGTGAACGGTCACGGTACCGCCACCGACCAAGGCGACATCGCTGAAACCCTGGCCACCAGCAGCCTGTTCGGCAGCCGCATGCCTATCAGTTCGCAGAAAAGCTTTCTTGGCCACACCCTGGGCGCATGCGGCGCGCTGGAGTCGTGGTTCAGCATCGAAATGATGAACCGCGACCAGTACGTACACACCTTCAACCTGGATGTGGTCGACCCGCAATGTGGCGAGCTGGATTACCTGCAGGGCGGCTTTCGCGAGATGCACCACGATTACGTGATGAACAACAACTTTGCGTTTGGCGGCGTCAACACCTCGCTGATTTTCCGTCGCTGGGCCTGA
- the fabG gene encoding 3-oxoacyl-ACP reductase FabG, with product MTESVLVTGSSRGIGRAIALRLAQAGHDIVLHCRSGRAQADAVQVEIEALGRKARVLQFDVADRASCKQILEADVEQHGAYYGVVLNAGLTRDGAFPALSEDDWDVVMRTNLDGFYNVLHPVMMPMIRRRAAGRIVCITSVSGLIGNRGQVNYSASKAGLIGAAKALAIELGKRKITVNCVAPGLIDTAMLDENVPVEELMKMIPAQRMGTPEEVAGAVNFLMSAEAGYITRQVLAVNGGLC from the coding sequence ATGACTGAATCCGTACTGGTCACCGGCTCCAGCCGTGGCATCGGCCGCGCCATTGCCCTGCGTCTGGCGCAGGCCGGGCATGACATCGTGCTGCATTGCCGCAGCGGCCGCGCGCAAGCGGACGCGGTGCAGGTCGAGATTGAAGCCCTGGGCCGCAAGGCGCGGGTGCTGCAGTTTGACGTGGCCGATCGCGCCAGCTGCAAGCAAATCCTTGAAGCGGACGTGGAGCAGCATGGCGCCTACTACGGCGTGGTGCTCAATGCCGGCCTGACCCGTGACGGCGCGTTCCCGGCCTTGTCCGAAGACGATTGGGACGTGGTGATGCGCACCAATCTCGACGGTTTCTACAACGTGCTGCACCCGGTGATGATGCCGATGATTCGTCGTCGCGCCGCCGGCCGCATTGTGTGCATCACCTCGGTGTCGGGGCTGATCGGCAACCGTGGGCAGGTCAATTACAGCGCGTCGAAGGCCGGTCTGATTGGCGCGGCCAAGGCGCTGGCCATCGAGCTGGGCAAGCGCAAGATCACCGTCAATTGTGTAGCGCCCGGCTTGATCGACACCGCGATGCTGGACGAAAACGTGCCGGTCGAAGAGCTGATGAAAATGATCCCGGCGCAGCGCATGGGCACCCCGGAAGAAGTGGCCGGTGCAGTGAATTTCCTGATGTCGGCCGAAGCCGGCTACATCACGCGCCAGGTGCTGGCCGTGAACGGAGGCCTGTGCTGA
- a CDS encoding hotdog family protein codes for MIDWPLAQLLPHAGDMILIDQVLSFDEEQIHTRLTVKPGGLFNRPDGSLPAWVGIELMAQSVAAYAGCRARQNGEAVELGFLLGTRKFECNVEHFPAGAELRIHGLRSLEDDNGMGVFECHLTGDGIQASARLNVFRPPQAATYLDEPKDETP; via the coding sequence ATGATTGATTGGCCACTCGCCCAATTGCTGCCCCACGCGGGCGACATGATCCTGATCGACCAGGTGCTGTCGTTCGATGAAGAGCAGATTCACACACGCCTTACCGTCAAGCCCGGTGGCCTGTTCAACCGCCCGGACGGCAGCCTGCCGGCCTGGGTCGGGATCGAGCTGATGGCCCAGAGCGTCGCCGCGTATGCCGGGTGCCGCGCGCGCCAGAACGGCGAGGCCGTGGAGCTGGGCTTCCTGCTCGGCACGCGTAAGTTCGAGTGCAACGTGGAACACTTCCCGGCAGGCGCCGAGCTGCGCATCCACGGCCTGCGCTCGCTGGAAGACGACAACGGCATGGGTGTGTTCGAATGCCACCTCACCGGCGACGGTATCCAGGCCAGCGCGCGCTTGAACGTATTTCGACCGCCCCAGGCGGCCACCTATTTAGATGAACCGAAGGACGAAACGCCATGA
- a CDS encoding beta-ketoacyl-[acyl-carrier-protein] synthase family protein, protein MTAYLNALGVICALGRGQAEVSRSLFAGDCSGMRAESGWVPERVLPVGGVRGELVTIPAELNQQSSRNNQLLLEAALQIEGEIRHAIHTYGASRVGVVLGTSTSGIDEASRGIANYLRDRQFPGDYDYQQQELSAPANFLADWLQLSGPAYVISTACTSSARALMSAQRLLDLGVCDAVICGGVDSLCKLTLNGFTALEAVSSERCNPFSVNRNGINIGEAAVLFLMTQHPAPIALLGSGASCDAHHISAPEPTGKGALQAMRKALASAKLVPEQIGYLNLHGTATQHNDAMESLAVASLFPHGVACSSTKPMSGHTLGAAGALEAALCWLSLTHGRVPPHVWDGQADPALPALQWAQTGDTLEKRCLMSNSFAFGGNNVSLIIAEAP, encoded by the coding sequence ATGACGGCTTATCTGAATGCGCTGGGCGTGATTTGCGCCCTGGGGCGCGGCCAGGCCGAGGTCAGCCGCAGCCTGTTTGCCGGCGACTGCTCAGGCATGCGCGCCGAGAGCGGCTGGGTGCCGGAGCGCGTATTGCCGGTCGGCGGCGTGCGCGGCGAGCTGGTGACTATTCCGGCCGAACTGAACCAGCAAAGCAGCCGCAACAACCAGTTGTTGCTGGAAGCAGCGTTGCAGATCGAGGGCGAGATCCGCCACGCCATTCACACCTATGGCGCCTCGCGAGTCGGCGTGGTGCTGGGCACCAGCACCTCGGGCATCGACGAGGCCAGCCGTGGCATCGCCAATTACCTGCGCGACAGGCAGTTTCCCGGCGACTACGACTACCAGCAACAGGAACTCAGCGCCCCCGCCAACTTCCTCGCCGACTGGCTGCAACTGAGCGGCCCGGCCTATGTGATTTCTACCGCCTGCACCTCCAGCGCCCGCGCGTTGATGAGCGCCCAACGCCTGTTGGACCTGGGGGTGTGCGACGCGGTGATCTGCGGCGGTGTCGACAGCCTGTGCAAGCTGACGCTCAACGGTTTTACCGCGCTGGAGGCGGTCTCCAGCGAGCGCTGCAATCCGTTTTCAGTGAACCGCAATGGCATCAATATCGGCGAAGCGGCCGTGCTGTTTCTGATGACCCAACACCCTGCGCCGATTGCCCTGCTGGGCAGTGGCGCCAGTTGCGACGCGCACCATATTTCTGCGCCCGAGCCTACCGGCAAAGGCGCATTGCAGGCGATGCGCAAGGCCTTGGCCAGCGCGAAGCTGGTGCCCGAGCAGATCGGTTACTTGAACCTGCACGGCACCGCGACCCAGCACAACGACGCCATGGAAAGCCTGGCCGTCGCCAGCCTGTTTCCCCACGGCGTGGCCTGTTCGTCGACCAAACCCATGAGCGGCCACACCCTCGGTGCAGCTGGCGCGCTGGAAGCGGCGCTCTGCTGGCTGAGCCTGACGCACGGCCGCGTGCCGCCGCATGTGTGGGACGGCCAGGCCGACCCGGCGCTGCCCGCCCTGCAATGGGCGCAGACCGGCGACACCTTGGAAAAACGCTGCCTGATGAGCAACTCGTTTGCCTTCGGCGGTAACAACGTCAGCCTGATAATCGCAGAGGCCCCATGA
- a CDS encoding class I SAM-dependent methyltransferase, protein MEKNYLSKNYVEETRFGFWFLRSHTWQHHVLRVAINDLRGLFTEPLPVAPVLLDAGCGQGKSFQYLQQVFAPQRLIGVDADPHSLALSKAEAARQGLAVELIGSDCATLVVPDASVDVVFCHQTFHHLVEQHRALKEFYRVLKPGGYLLFAESTEAYIDTWVIRWLFRHPMHVQKSADQYLEMLREQGFEFAPQNVSYPYLWWSRSSDFGLLERWGLRNPPPVGQREETLVNCVARKPFASAAP, encoded by the coding sequence CTGGAAAAAAACTACCTGAGTAAAAACTACGTCGAAGAAACCAGGTTCGGTTTCTGGTTCCTGCGCAGCCACACTTGGCAGCACCACGTGTTGCGCGTGGCGATCAACGACCTGCGCGGCTTGTTCACCGAGCCATTGCCGGTCGCGCCGGTGCTGCTGGACGCCGGTTGCGGCCAGGGCAAGTCGTTCCAGTATTTGCAGCAGGTGTTCGCGCCGCAGCGCCTGATCGGTGTGGATGCCGACCCGCATAGCCTGGCGCTGAGCAAGGCTGAAGCCGCGCGCCAGGGCCTGGCCGTCGAGCTGATCGGCAGTGACTGCGCCACCCTTGTGGTGCCCGACGCCAGCGTCGATGTCGTGTTCTGCCACCAGACCTTCCATCATCTGGTCGAACAGCATCGCGCCTTGAAGGAGTTCTACCGCGTGCTCAAGCCGGGCGGCTACCTGCTGTTTGCCGAGTCCACCGAAGCCTATATCGATACCTGGGTGATTCGCTGGCTGTTCCGCCACCCGATGCACGTGCAGAAAAGCGCCGACCAATACCTGGAGATGCTGCGCGAGCAGGGTTTTGAATTCGCCCCGCAGAATGTCTCGTACCCGTATCTGTGGTGGAGCCGTTCCAGCGATTTTGGCCTGCTCGAACGCTGGGGCCTGCGCAACCCGCCACCGGTGGGCCAGCGCGAAGAGACGCTGGTCAACTGTGTGGCGCGTAAACCTTTCGCGAGCGCCGCACCATGA
- a CDS encoding NAD(P)/FAD-dependent oxidoreductase: MPTVEMERRQVVVIGAGPSGAIAAALLKRNGHDVLIIERQHFPRFSIGESLLSHCIDFIEEAGMLEAVQAAGFQVKTGAAFAWGERYSAFDFGDTFSHGKPTTFQVQRGEFDKLLADQAALQGVDIRYGESVVGVDFAGDSRYLHVRRENGSEYHLKAKFILDASGYGRVLPRLLDLEAPSDFPVRQAVFTHVEDRIEHPGFDRTKILVTTHPTQRDIWFWTIPFSNGRCSVGVVAAKAHFDGRDSDLDACLRGFIAETPSLAGVLQNAVWDTPARTIGGYSANVKTLHGPGFALLGNAAEFLDPVFSSGVTIAMRSASMAAGLLHRQLKGETVDWQTEFAEPLKRGVDTFRCYVEGWYAGTFQDVIFHPGSSPDIRRMISSILAGYAWDERNPFVSEPKRRLRMLSEICAGEPV, encoded by the coding sequence GTGCCCACAGTTGAAATGGAACGTCGCCAGGTGGTGGTGATCGGTGCCGGCCCGTCCGGTGCCATCGCCGCCGCGCTGTTAAAGCGCAACGGGCATGATGTATTGATTATCGAGCGCCAGCATTTTCCACGCTTCTCGATTGGCGAAAGCCTGCTGTCGCACTGCATCGACTTTATCGAAGAAGCCGGCATGCTCGAGGCCGTGCAGGCAGCGGGTTTCCAGGTAAAAACCGGCGCTGCGTTTGCCTGGGGCGAGCGCTACAGCGCGTTTGATTTTGGCGACACGTTCAGCCACGGCAAACCCACCACCTTCCAGGTGCAGCGCGGTGAATTCGACAAACTTTTGGCCGACCAGGCCGCCTTGCAAGGCGTCGACATTCGCTACGGCGAAAGCGTCGTCGGTGTGGATTTTGCCGGCGACAGCCGCTACCTGCATGTGCGCCGCGAGAATGGCAGCGAGTACCACCTCAAGGCCAAATTTATCCTCGACGCCAGCGGCTACGGCCGTGTGTTGCCGCGCCTGCTGGACCTTGAGGCGCCATCGGATTTCCCGGTGCGCCAGGCGGTGTTCACTCACGTCGAAGACCGCATCGAACACCCCGGTTTCGACCGCACCAAAATCCTCGTGACCACCCACCCGACCCAGCGTGACATCTGGTTCTGGACCATCCCGTTCAGCAATGGCCGCTGCTCGGTGGGCGTGGTCGCGGCGAAGGCGCATTTCGACGGCCGCGACAGCGACCTCGACGCGTGCCTGCGCGGCTTTATCGCGGAAACGCCGAGCCTGGCCGGCGTGCTGCAAAACGCCGTATGGGACACGCCTGCGCGCACCATCGGCGGCTACTCGGCCAACGTCAAAACCCTGCACGGTCCGGGCTTTGCGCTGCTGGGCAACGCGGCGGAATTCCTCGACCCGGTATTTTCCTCCGGCGTGACCATCGCCATGCGCTCGGCGAGCATGGCGGCGGGCTTGCTGCACCGCCAACTCAAGGGCGAAACAGTGGACTGGCAAACCGAGTTTGCCGAGCCATTGAAACGCGGCGTCGACACCTTCCGCTGCTACGTCGAAGGCTGGTACGCCGGCACCTTCCAGGATGTGATTTTCCATCCGGGCAGCTCGCCGGACATTCGCCGGATGATCAGCTCGATCCTCGCCGGCTACGCGTGGGATGAGCGCAACCCGTTTGTCAGCGAGCCCAAACGGCGGTTGCGGATGTTGTCGGAGATTTGCGCGGGTGAGCCGGTATGA
- a CDS encoding MMPL family transporter, protein MPSERLLPRLFLILLVAVLALAGWQWRHGAPLSANLMELVPGSTPDALELKAEQRMQEPLNREMLVLVGHADRQKAVAVAQQLGERWQASGLFEKVQWNLQADLPALREQLLRGRLAMLSARDREQLIEHPDAFIQQRVQALFDPFTGFSLVPSQDDWLGLTGRIQNSQPQHGSVQLDIGSGALIADADGKSWVLLRARTTGNAFDMKLPVQVADLLQASRAQAGEQGAQLLAASGLLYAANGQQQATREITWVGGGATLGILLLLLLAFRRWRVLLAFVPVLVGMLFGAVACVALFGHMHVMTLVLGSSLIGVAVDYPLHYLSKSWSLQPWRSWPALRLTLPGLSLSLATSCIGYLALAWTPFPALTQIAVFSAAGLVGAYLSAVCLLPALLQGVDLRPAQWPLRIAEGLWVLRATLIKHLPSPLLLALVLLFCAGGLWHLNSKNDLRQWIGAPPQLLQEAQAVARITGFQPTSQFFLVRADNQQQLLERQAALGQRLDQLVNMDKLQGYLALNQLVNLPAEQQRLRDALNQLPQHWQPLLDLGVPASALHAEIAQLQGLPIEDIDAALVGPLAEPWRTLWLGPVDGGVAAMVSLQGLNNPALLRVQALDLPGVQLVDRLGDLNRVFADTQISAAELKLMSCVLIVLLLILPFGVGGALRIVALPLLAALCSLASLGWLGQPLTLFSLFGLLLVTAISVDYAILMREQIGGPAVSLLGTLLAALTTWLSFGLLAVSSTPAVSNFGLSVSLGLAFSFMLAPWAGHQKHAL, encoded by the coding sequence TTGCCCAGTGAGCGCCTGCTGCCGCGCCTGTTCCTGATCCTGCTGGTGGCCGTGCTGGCGCTGGCCGGCTGGCAGTGGCGCCATGGCGCGCCGCTGTCGGCCAACCTCATGGAGCTGGTGCCGGGCAGCACGCCGGATGCGCTTGAGCTAAAAGCCGAACAACGCATGCAGGAGCCGCTGAACCGCGAAATGCTGGTATTGGTCGGGCATGCGGATCGGCAAAAAGCCGTGGCGGTGGCGCAGCAATTGGGCGAGCGCTGGCAAGCCAGCGGGCTGTTCGAAAAAGTGCAGTGGAACCTGCAGGCCGACTTGCCGGCCCTGCGCGAGCAATTGCTGCGCGGGCGCCTGGCGATGCTCTCGGCCAGGGACCGCGAACAACTGATCGAGCACCCCGACGCGTTCATCCAACAACGCGTGCAAGCCCTGTTCGATCCCTTCACCGGGTTCAGCCTGGTGCCGAGCCAGGACGACTGGCTGGGCCTGACCGGGCGTATCCAGAACAGCCAGCCACAACACGGCTCGGTGCAATTGGATATCGGCAGCGGCGCCTTGATCGCCGATGCCGACGGCAAAAGCTGGGTGCTGCTGCGTGCGCGCACCACCGGCAATGCCTTTGATATGAAACTGCCGGTGCAAGTGGCGGATCTGCTCCAGGCCAGCCGCGCGCAGGCCGGCGAGCAAGGCGCGCAACTGCTCGCCGCCAGTGGCTTGCTCTACGCGGCCAATGGGCAGCAGCAGGCGACCCGTGAAATTACCTGGGTGGGCGGCGGCGCCACGCTGGGCATCCTGTTATTGCTGTTGCTCGCCTTCCGCCGCTGGCGTGTGCTGCTGGCCTTTGTGCCGGTGCTGGTGGGCATGTTGTTTGGCGCGGTGGCCTGTGTGGCGCTGTTCGGCCATATGCATGTGATGACCTTGGTGCTCGGCTCCAGCCTGATCGGCGTGGCGGTGGATTACCCGCTGCATTACCTGTCCAAAAGCTGGAGCCTGCAGCCGTGGCGCAGTTGGCCGGCGTTGCGCCTGACCCTGCCGGGGCTGAGCCTGAGCCTGGCGACCAGTTGCATCGGCTACCTGGCGCTGGCCTGGACGCCATTCCCGGCGCTCACCCAGATCGCGGTGTTCTCTGCCGCCGGTCTGGTCGGCGCCTACCTGTCAGCCGTGTGCCTGCTGCCCGCGCTGCTCCAAGGCGTGGACCTGCGCCCGGCGCAATGGCCGCTGCGCATCGCTGAAGGCCTGTGGGTGCTGCGGGCCACCTTGATCAAACACTTACCAAGCCCGCTGCTCCTGGCGCTGGTGCTGCTGTTTTGCGCCGGCGGCCTGTGGCACCTGAACAGCAAGAACGATCTGCGCCAATGGATCGGCGCCCCGCCGCAATTGCTGCAGGAAGCCCAGGCCGTGGCGCGCATCACCGGGTTCCAGCCCACCAGCCAGTTCTTTCTGGTGCGCGCCGACAATCAGCAGCAGTTGCTCGAACGTCAGGCAGCCCTGGGCCAGCGCCTGGATCAACTGGTGAACATGGACAAGCTGCAGGGCTACCTGGCGCTTAACCAACTGGTCAATTTGCCCGCCGAGCAGCAACGGCTGCGCGACGCGCTGAACCAATTGCCGCAACACTGGCAGCCGCTGTTGGACCTGGGCGTGCCCGCCAGCGCCCTGCACGCCGAAATCGCGCAACTGCAAGGCTTGCCCATCGAAGACATCGACGCGGCGCTGGTCGGCCCGCTCGCCGAGCCTTGGCGCACGCTGTGGCTGGGGCCGGTGGACGGCGGCGTCGCGGCGATGGTCAGCCTGCAAGGCCTGAACAACCCGGCGCTGCTACGGGTGCAGGCGCTGGACTTGCCTGGCGTACAGCTGGTGGATCGCCTGGGCGACTTGAACCGGGTGTTCGCCGACACGCAGATCAGCGCCGCTGAATTGAAATTGATGTCGTGCGTGCTGATCGTGCTGTTGCTGATCCTGCCGTTCGGTGTCGGCGGCGCCTTGCGCATCGTCGCCCTGCCGCTGCTCGCAGCGCTGTGCAGCCTGGCCAGCCTGGGTTGGCTGGGCCAGCCACTGACCTTGTTCAGCCTGTTCGGCCTGCTGCTGGTCACAGCGATCAGCGTTGACTACGCGATCTTGATGCGCGAACAGATCGGCGGCCCTGCCGTGAGTCTTTTAGGTACGCTGCTGGCGGCGCTGACGACCTGGTTGTCGTTCGGCCTGCTGGCGGTGTCGAGTACACCGGCCGTGAGCAATTTCGGCCTGTCGGTCAGCCTGGGCCTGGCCTTCAGCTTTATGCTGGCGCCCTGGGCCGGCCATCAGAAGCACGCCTTATGA
- a CDS encoding outer membrane lipoprotein carrier protein LolA: MLTPVGAGLPAKDVNDNANRLTLRSALRFFAGKPATTLIGLLLSFSAHAFDLQQLSDQLAKPSVIHGNFIQEKHLRALPQPLVSKGTFVLAKDHGLLWLLKTPLQQDYRISAQGIARRDANGWQLLPNKSAGAEQNRLFLAVLQGDSSGLQRDFELQLQGEAKQWKLTLIPRSLLLKQVFTQINIDGGELVQTIQLLETQGDSTVLRMQDSTAAQPLSDAEQHDFAQ, from the coding sequence ATGCTGACCCCTGTGGGAGCGGGCTTGCCCGCGAAGGACGTTAACGATAACGCGAACCGCCTGACACTGCGCAGCGCCCTCAGGTTCTTCGCGGGCAAGCCCGCTACCACATTGATCGGGTTGTTGCTGAGCTTCAGCGCCCATGCTTTTGATCTGCAACAGCTCAGCGATCAGTTGGCCAAGCCCTCGGTGATCCACGGCAACTTCATCCAGGAAAAACACTTGCGCGCCCTGCCCCAACCCTTGGTCAGCAAAGGCACCTTCGTGCTCGCCAAAGACCACGGCCTGTTGTGGCTGTTGAAAACCCCGCTGCAGCAGGACTACCGCATCAGCGCCCAAGGCATTGCGCGCCGTGACGCCAATGGCTGGCAACTGCTGCCGAACAAGAGCGCCGGGGCCGAGCAGAACCGCCTGTTTCTCGCCGTACTCCAAGGCGACAGCAGCGGCCTGCAACGCGACTTCGAACTGCAGCTGCAAGGCGAAGCCAAGCAGTGGAAGCTGACGCTGATCCCGCGCTCATTGCTGCTCAAGCAGGTTTTCACCCAGATCAATATCGACGGCGGCGAATTGGTGCAGACCATCCAACTGCTGGAAACCCAAGGCGACAGCACCGTACTGCGCATGCAGGACAGCACCGCCGCCCAACCGTTAAGCGATGCGGAGCAACACGACTTTGCCCAGTGA
- a CDS encoding thioesterase family protein — MRSQGVLHCDTEILVPFFDIDTMHVVWHGHYVKYLEVARCALLDKIGHNYTAMLESGYAWPVIDMQLRYVRGAVFGQRINVRASLVEWENRLKVNYLITDLASGERLTRASTVQVAVEITSREMQLASPNIFTDAVERALKC, encoded by the coding sequence ATGCGTAGCCAGGGCGTGTTGCATTGCGACACTGAAATCCTCGTGCCGTTTTTCGACATCGACACCATGCACGTGGTGTGGCACGGGCATTACGTGAAGTACCTTGAAGTGGCGCGCTGCGCGCTGCTGGACAAGATCGGCCATAACTACACGGCGATGCTGGAGTCCGGCTACGCGTGGCCAGTGATCGACATGCAGCTGCGCTACGTACGCGGCGCGGTGTTCGGCCAGAGGATCAATGTGCGCGCCAGCTTGGTGGAGTGGGAGAACCGTTTGAAGGTCAATTACCTGATCACAGACCTCGCCAGCGGCGAACGCCTGACCCGCGCCAGCACCGTGCAAGTGGCGGTAGAAATCACCAGCCGCGAGATGCAGCTGGCCTCCCCCAACATCTTCACCGACGCCGTAGAAAGGGCCCTGAAATGCTGA